In Hemicordylus capensis ecotype Gifberg chromosome 4, rHemCap1.1.pri, whole genome shotgun sequence, the genomic window AGGAAATGTTGGCCGGTGCACCTTGTCAACTTGTCACCCAGGACCGAAAGGCCGCGCCTGAACAAATAAATGCTCGCTTCTGCACAAGGACAGAAGCGTTGTCTCCTACATCTGGTTCTCTTACATAGGCGTACAAGAACCTGATATGCAGAGTGATTCTATGTATTTCTATTGAGAAGTGGGTTCAATGGAATGGATACCCAGCTTAAGTGCGCAGAAGACAGCAACTCGGGCTTTGATCCTGCGCAGAGCTACCTCGAAATAAACCCCATGGAATTACAGTGGCGGATTACTCCTGCCTGGAGTCCTGCTTCGAGTCCTGCTATTAGGCTCTAATTCTGTGTATATGAATttgggaataagtcccactgaacactgTGAGCATTCCAGGTACTGCCAGTAAACTAAGCATAGGATCGGGTGCATAAGTACTTCGATAAGTACACCCTGCTTTTAACGATTTCCAATATATATTCCCTGGTCAATTTCAACAGGGCATCTGAAATCTATTGATGACATCCACCAGTTCCTCACCGTTTCTCCCCTTAATATGAAataacaagcatgaattatctcctttgtcaagcagggtctgccctggtttgcatttgaatgggagacatgtgtgagcactgtaagatattccccttataggatgcagctgctctgggaagagcatctccacgCTTGCAtactgaaggtttcaagttccctccctggcttctccaagagagggctgagagagaatcctgcctgcaaccgtggagaagccactgccagtctgggtgggcaatgctgagcaagatggaccaatggtctgactcagtatatggcagctgccttccTAAATGTACACAGTTAGCATcataattccccaccccccaccttcggTCATCGATTCTTCTAGCACCATATATATTCGGTAAAGCCAGTATTTCCTGGGAGTATACACAGACAGCCAACACACCCGTCAGTTTTTATTACAACTTTTAATTGAAAATAACCATGATTAAAAGtttcataaaacacacacacacacacacacacacacacacatcactacaggcacatatatatatatatatatatatttaaaagctctctttctctccagtgGCAGTGAGTTTTTGGGGTTTCCCTTTGGATCCCTCTTCTAAGAATACCCTGGAAAGTAACGGATCAAGTGTCTTCAGGATAGGATCCTCAGGTTGCTCCTCTAATATtttgaggaagggggaggagaatcAACTAGTGGCAGCAGCCGCGCGCACAAAACGCTCCCCTCAACGAAGTTGCTCTTTGATTCAAAcagaaatattaatttaaaaagtggtaGCCTGTCTTGTTGAAACGAAGATGGTTTAAATGTATAAATAGCTTcgctcctcccccttccctctgtcaGGTGAGACTCGCACCAGTACACGGGTACGGGGTACCAAGACGCAAGGCTGCAAACCCCGGAGCCTGGAAAGACTTACAAGTGCAGATACAATAGTCCTTATTCAACCAGGAATAATCGGTGATAAAAGGAACCAGATCAatagtatagaaatgaaatcgtGGCTGCATTGGTCAGTATCTAAGGTCACAATCTTTTTGGTTTATATCGATTTAAGCCTCGATCATTAGTACATTTAGACTGACTTTCTTGCTCAGTTATCTAGTACTCTCTGAGTCTGATGTCACCAGGATGCTCATCAGCGGGGCATGATCGTAATTGTGTCTGAATATAGAGGGTTACACAGATGTAAGTGCCATTGAAATCACTCGGGCTTACTTCTGCGTAAATGTTTAAAGCTGGGGTAGGATTTTAATGTCAGCTTAACCACAAAAACTTGCTTCTATGTGTGTTGTCGACAGGATTATAAGGACTTACGAGTTCACATCTCTGATTTATCTGCTTTAAATTCTCGTCAAATCTCTCTAGAACTATGCTTGAGCAAGTGGTTGTCATCATTTACAATCTAACAGCTCAACAACCTATGCATATTTACccggaagtaaatcccactacaTCCAATTTGAAGCCTAGAGTTTAAACATTTTCGTGGAACCAGATTCAATTAAGCTCAATGGGGCTCATAACTAGGATTGCCAACTTTTTACTATCTTTCCTTCTGTGTCTTTGCCAGATACCGGACCTTCGTGTTGAGGCTGCTAAAGACGCAGGGGATTATTAAACATTGGCAACTTTGCTTAAGTTTAAGGTATGAGTCCCCCAAAGCTGAAACCTTTTTAACTAGTTTGCAAACTGAACCCTTAATTATGATGGAGTAAGGATTTCAGCCTTCCACTCACAGCTATCAACATAGCAATAATATTAatttaagaacaaaacaaacccctCCTTGAAATCTGAAATTTGTGCGTTACACATTCTTGTGAATGGCAAACCGCTTTACAGCAGCAAGAAATGGATGAATGAGTCCTACTAGCAGTCGAACAACCAGCCATGATTGGTAGGGAACTACTTTCCTTCAGCCAATCAGTAAGAATCACGTTGTGGTCCATTTGAAAGTCCAGATCCAGTACAAACCACATGGCTTTTGTTTTTGGTCGCCAAGAAAAATCCATCATTAAGGCACAGTCTTCAGACTTTTTAAGTCTCTGGATTTTAAGAAATGCGTAGAGACCCGTGTCCTGTCCTGAAGTTACCCCTTCATGTGGGAGGGGCTTGGCTAGTTCTGTTGTTACACTGGTAGGGTCTCTATTGAATAAGGTCGATAGGAGGCAGCCTGATGCAATGACCCGGGCAGCCGGAGGGAGCAGTAGAGCTGAGCGGCGCTGAGTGGGACCCCTGCCTCTGAAGTGGCGGGCACTTCTGAAGTGGGGGGCAACGAGGAGGTCCGCAGGGGAAAGAATTGGTGGGGATCGCTGGGGGGCAGTACGGCTTCCCTCCCGGATCCTTCCAGCAGGAGGGGATCGGGCAGCCCGTAGGGGTAGAGtggattagcagcagcagcagcaggtgagaaaGTGGGGATGAGCGAGTAGGTAACGGGAGTCTGGGGGAGAAGGCGAGAGTAGCCCGAAGGGATGGACCACAGCACGGCCCTTTCGCTGGTCGGAGTTGtagggcgctgctgctgctgctgctgctgctcggagGGTTGGAAAGGTCGGCTCAAGATACTCTCGATGGCGAAGGAACTGGAGAACTTGGAGCCGGCAGAggaggctgctgccgctgctgctgctccgggtCCAGGAGTCGCCGCCGGCTTCTGCTCGGAGCCGGGGGGGCTCGGGGAGGCTGAATCCGGAGGCGGCTGTGCCTGGGCAGGGGAGGCTGTGCTCGGGCAGGGGCGGCTGAGCCGCTTCCTCCGCCTGCGGAAGACGCCGTCGGCGAAAGTGTACTCGGAGCTGGGGTTGAGCATCCAGTAGTTGTCCTTGCCCCAGGGCCGGGCCGGGTCGCGCAGCACCTTGACGAAGCAGTCGTTGAGCGACAGGTTGTGGCGCACCGAGTTGCGCCAGCCGGTGTAGGCGCCGCGGAAGAAGGGGAAGCGGCCCATCAGGTACTCGTTGATCTCGGCCAGAGTCAGGCGCCCCCCGGCGGAGTCCCGGATCGCCATGGCGATCAGCGCGATGTACGAGTAGGGAGGCTTCGGGCGACGCGTGTACGGCttcccggccgccgccgccgccgctttgcAGCCGCCTGGCAAAGGCGAGGGCTCCGAGCCCTGACCGCTGGGGGAGCTCCCGCGGCCGCTGGCCGGGCTGAGGGCAGCGCAGTCCCCGTCCGAGCCCAGCTCGCTCTCGGCGGGCAGCGGAGACGCCGCGCTGCTGCCTTCAtgatcgctgctgctgctgctgctcagcttGTCCTCGTAACGCGGGGCGAAGACCTCGAGCTTCATGGTTGCTCCTCCAGCCTGGAGGGGGCCTTGCTCAGCTCAactccccgctgccccccccccagctcttcctcctctccccgaGCTCCGGTGGGCTTTCCCACGTTCGGTCCTGCGCTGGAGGCTGCCTGGTTGGCGGGCCGCAGTCTCCTGAGGATGCTAACAACCACCGGGGTGCATGTTTATGAGCGAGCCGGTAGCCTGCCTCTTGAAGGTGGGAGGAATGGTTTTTCTTTCACTGGGGAGTCGCAGCGTGCATTTCTTGGTTTCAAAGCAATGAAAGattgggtgtgtgggggggggtgcctctGGCTCCGCCTCAGCCTCCCCTGAAATGTAGCAAGATCGGGATTCTCTTCACAGCAGAGTTATGGGGAAGTTTCCAAAGTCCGAATTCCTTTGGGAGAGTGTTTCTTGGGATGGGGTGGATGATGGCGTGCTTATTTTCTGGATTGAAAGGAGAGGGGTTCTTTCCCCATCACCGCCCCTTCCAAAGTCTCAGTAAGCCAAACCGGTGCGCTTCACTCTTAAACATATATGGAGTCCTTGCCTTGTAGAAGTTCTCTCTCCCAGTCCTTGTCTAGAGATGTTTGACTGAGGGAAGAATCTGTCTTCCCACCTGGAAGGTGTCTAGAAGTTAGGGtggtcttctctttcccccccagaaTCGGAATGGGGGAGGGTCCTTCCAAGGAGGATGCGCTtcgccccctccctcttccccagttACTTGGCGTGGTCGACTCCAGACGCTACAGCTGAAGGTAACAGGTGGCGGAAGAACTTGGA contains:
- the FOXQ1 gene encoding forkhead box protein Q1, whose protein sequence is MKLEVFAPRYEDKLSSSSSSDHEGSSAASPLPAESELGSDGDCAALSPASGRGSSPSGQGSEPSPLPGGCKAAAAAAGKPYTRRPKPPYSYIALIAMAIRDSAGGRLTLAEINEYLMGRFPFFRGAYTGWRNSVRHNLSLNDCFVKVLRDPARPWGKDNYWMLNPSSEYTFADGVFRRRRKRLSRPCPSTASPAQAQPPPDSASPSPPGSEQKPAATPGPGAAAAAAASSAGSKFSSSFAIESILSRPFQPSEQQQQQQQRPTTPTSERAVLWSIPSGYSRLLPQTPVTYSLIPTFSPAAAAANPLYPYGLPDPLLLEGSGREAVLPPSDPHQFFPLRTSSLPPTSEVPATSEAGVPLSAAQLYCSLRLPGSLHQAASYRPYSIETLPV